From Mucilaginibacter gotjawali:
ACTTCAAAGGCGGTATGCCTGATGGAGCGCGGCAATGAGGGTTCCACCCCGATATGTAATTGTATATTGCCGATATCAAACCAATAGCCCGCGTTGCCGAAGATCTTGTCGGGACGTCCAATCAGTTGCAGGCCGATGATGCCGGTATAAAATTGCCTGGCCTCTTCCAGCCGTTCAGGGGGAACACAAATATGAATATGGTCGGCACGAATAAAATCGATCATTATTCGTCCTCGGCAAAAGTTAAAACGTAGTTATTATTATCCAGGATAGAAAACTCGGTAGCGCCATAAAAAGTGGT
This genomic window contains:
- a CDS encoding VOC family protein — encoded protein: MIDFIRADHIHICVPPERLEEARQFYTGIIGLQLIGRPDKIFGNAGYWFDIGNIQLHIGVEPSLPRSIRHTAFEVADVEAARHLLQKNNVEILEEPKIPGRNRFAFIDPFGNRMELLQMID